In the Leptotrichia sp. oral taxon 212 genome, one interval contains:
- a CDS encoding 6-phospho-beta-glucosidase, with amino-acid sequence MGFRKDFLWGGATAANQLEGAYDEDGRGLANVDLSPVGEARASVITGERKMLDFEDGYFYPAKGAIDFYHRYKEDIALFAEMGFKTYRMSIAWTRIFPKGDEETPNEKGLQFYENIFKECRKYGIEPLVTITHFDFPIHLIKEYGGWRNRKIIDFYKKLCEVIFRRYKGLVKYWLTFNEINILLHAPFMGAGIVFEEGEDRKQVLYTAAHNELVASAWATKIGHEIDPENKIGCMLAAGKFYPLAAKPEDVWTALEKDRENYFFIDVQVRGYYPSYALKFLERNNLKIDITEEDKKILKENTVDFVSFSYYTTRCISAEADKLGEGNLLESMRNPYIEVTEWGWGLDPLGFRTTINEIYDRYQKPLFVVENGLGAVDAPDENGYVEDDYRIDYLRAHIKAMRDAVVLDGVDLLGYTTWGPIDLVSAGTGEMKKRYGFIYVDRDNDGNGTLKRSKKKSFDWYKKVIASNGEDLE; translated from the coding sequence ATGGGATTCAGGAAAGACTTTCTATGGGGTGGAGCTACAGCTGCCAATCAGCTTGAAGGGGCATATGATGAAGATGGAAGAGGACTTGCCAATGTGGACTTATCTCCAGTTGGGGAAGCAAGGGCTTCAGTAATTACAGGTGAAAGAAAAATGCTTGATTTTGAAGATGGATATTTTTATCCGGCAAAGGGGGCGATAGACTTTTATCACAGATATAAGGAAGATATTGCACTGTTTGCAGAAATGGGCTTTAAAACATATAGGATGTCCATCGCCTGGACAAGGATATTTCCTAAAGGAGATGAGGAAACACCAAATGAAAAAGGACTTCAGTTTTATGAAAATATTTTTAAGGAATGCCGTAAATATGGTATAGAACCTCTGGTTACAATAACTCACTTTGATTTTCCGATACATCTCATAAAGGAATACGGTGGCTGGAGAAATCGTAAAATAATTGATTTTTATAAGAAATTATGTGAAGTGATATTCAGAAGATATAAAGGTCTTGTAAAATACTGGCTTACATTCAATGAAATAAATATTCTCCTGCATGCTCCGTTTATGGGTGCCGGAATTGTTTTTGAAGAAGGTGAGGACAGAAAGCAGGTTCTATATACTGCGGCACATAATGAACTTGTGGCAAGTGCATGGGCTACAAAAATCGGTCATGAAATTGACCCTGAAAATAAAATTGGATGTATGCTTGCAGCAGGAAAGTTCTATCCTCTCGCTGCAAAGCCTGAAGATGTGTGGACTGCACTTGAGAAGGACAGGGAAAATTATTTTTTCATTGATGTGCAGGTTAGAGGATATTATCCTTCATATGCTCTTAAATTTCTTGAAAGAAATAACCTGAAAATAGATATAACAGAAGAAGATAAAAAAATATTAAAGGAAAATACAGTAGATTTTGTAAGTTTTTCATATTATACAACACGTTGTATTTCAGCTGAAGCTGATAAGCTTGGAGAAGGAAACCTTCTGGAATCGATGAGAAATCCATATATTGAAGTGACTGAATGGGGATGGGGACTGGATCCTCTAGGTTTCAGGACTACAATAAATGAAATCTATGACAGGTATCAGAAACCTCTCTTTGTTGTGGAAAATGGTCTTGGAGCAGTTGACGCTCCTGATGAAAATGGTTATGTTGAAGATGATTACAGGATAGATTACCTGAGGGCACATATAAAGGCAATGCGAGATGCAGTTGTTCTTGACGGAGTAGATCTGCTCGGATATACAACATGGGGGCCTATAGATCTTGTAAGTGCAGGAACGGGTGAAATGAAAAAACGTTATGGATTTATTTATGTAGACAGGGACAATGATGGAAACGGAACTTTAAAAAGAAGTAAAAAGAAGAGCTTCGACTGGTATAAAAAAGTAATAGCAAGTAACGGAGAAGATTTAGAATAA
- a CDS encoding TraX family protein — protein sequence MDKSNGKWDKLRIFSGAQLKYIAFLSMLIDHVNKALIYPFLSGEGILQRISDVFDILGRIAFPLFAFFLVEGFFKTGNRKKYLFYLVFFGIISEIPFDMFQSSVFFEPNSNNVMFTLALMLITIWIIDTLKLKMQKIPKYIWYFLSSVIVGIMCIISMVTGMDYEYHAIMIGYFFYIFYDKPVFAIFSGYLAIFKELWSLLGFGLILTYNGKRGKQNKLLNYCFYPVHLLILGILRMILKI from the coding sequence ATGGATAAAAGTAATGGAAAATGGGATAAACTGCGTATATTTTCAGGTGCTCAGTTAAAATATATTGCCTTTTTATCGATGCTTATAGACCATGTGAATAAAGCGCTGATATACCCTTTTCTGAGTGGTGAAGGAATCTTACAGCGTATAAGTGATGTATTTGACATTTTAGGAAGGATAGCATTTCCACTGTTTGCCTTCTTTCTTGTGGAAGGGTTCTTTAAGACAGGAAACAGAAAAAAATATCTCTTCTACCTCGTATTTTTTGGAATAATTTCTGAAATTCCGTTTGATATGTTCCAGTCAAGCGTGTTTTTTGAGCCAAATTCCAATAATGTAATGTTTACTCTGGCTTTAATGCTGATAACAATATGGATTATAGATACTTTAAAATTAAAGATGCAGAAAATTCCTAAATATATCTGGTATTTTCTTTCATCTGTAATTGTTGGAATAATGTGCATTATATCAATGGTTACAGGAATGGATTATGAGTATCATGCAATTATGATTGGATATTTCTTCTATATTTTCTATGATAAACCTGTATTTGCAATATTTTCAGGATATCTTGCAATTTTTAAGGAATTATGGTCATTACTTGGATTTGGTCTGATACTTACATATAATGGGAAACGTGGAAAGCAGAATAAACTGTTAAATTACTGTTTTTATCCGGTTCATCTTTTAATTCTGGGAATATTGAGAATGATTTTAAAAATATAA
- a CDS encoding histidinol-phosphatase HisJ family protein produces MLADYHIHCKYSDDSEEKPEKIIKIAIDKSINEICFTDHVDYGIKLDKEVFEKMSENEKRSWKEKTGRIDLNVDYSNYFEEIQELKKEYRDKITIKQGLEFGMQTHTVEDFQKLFDSYKSKLDFIILSCHQIEDKEFWTKEFQKGKMPDEYNTEYYEEIYKVVSQYSNYSILGHLDHIQRYNEMIHPFEKSREIITKILKKVIEDNKGIEVNTSSFRYGLKDLTPERNILKLYHELGGKIITIGSDAHKAEDVGTYIPYIQEELKKIGFNYICTFEKMEPVFHKL; encoded by the coding sequence ATGCTTGCTGACTATCATATCCACTGCAAATATAGCGATGACTCTGAAGAAAAACCTGAAAAAATTATAAAAATTGCCATTGATAAGAGTATTAATGAAATATGCTTCACTGATCACGTAGATTATGGGATAAAACTGGATAAGGAAGTTTTTGAAAAAATGAGTGAAAATGAGAAGAGAAGTTGGAAAGAAAAAACTGGAAGAATTGATTTGAATGTAGATTATTCCAATTATTTTGAAGAAATTCAGGAATTAAAAAAAGAATACAGAGACAAAATTACAATAAAACAGGGACTGGAATTTGGAATGCAGACACACACAGTAGAGGATTTCCAGAAACTGTTTGATAGTTATAAATCCAAATTAGATTTTATCATACTTTCCTGTCATCAAATTGAAGATAAGGAATTCTGGACAAAGGAATTTCAGAAAGGAAAAATGCCTGATGAATATAATACCGAATACTATGAAGAAATCTATAAAGTAGTGAGTCAATATAGTAATTATAGTATTTTAGGACATCTCGACCATATACAGCGATACAATGAAATGATACATCCATTTGAAAAGTCCCGGGAAATTATAACAAAAATTCTTAAAAAGGTAATAGAGGATAATAAAGGTATTGAAGTAAATACATCAAGTTTTAGATATGGCTTGAAAGATCTAACTCCTGAACGGAATATACTGAAGCTTTATCATGAACTGGGAGGAAAAATAATAACAATAGGTTCAGATGCTCATAAGGCAGAAGATGTGGGTACGTATATTCCTTATATTCAGGAAGAATTGAAGAAAATAGGGTTTAATTATATCTGTACTTTTGAAAAGATGGAACCTGTATTTCATAAATTATAA
- a CDS encoding VOC family protein, which translates to MKIDHVAIYVNNLEKTKEFYVKYFQAKANEKYHNKNTGLQTYFLSFPDSETRLEIMTRPELSARKDRVMNEGFIHLAFSVGSKEKVDELTEGLVKDGFRCLSGPRTTGDGYYESVVEDCEGNLLEITE; encoded by the coding sequence ATGAAAATAGACCATGTGGCAATTTATGTAAACAATTTAGAAAAAACGAAGGAATTTTATGTGAAATATTTCCAGGCAAAGGCAAATGAGAAATATCATAATAAAAATACAGGATTACAGACATATTTTTTAAGTTTTCCAGACAGTGAGACAAGGCTGGAAATAATGACACGTCCTGAGCTTTCAGCAAGAAAAGACAGGGTAATGAATGAGGGGTTTATTCATCTGGCTTTCAGTGTTGGAAGTAAAGAAAAAGTAGATGAACTGACAGAGGGACTTGTAAAAGATGGATTTAGATGTTTAAGCGGTCCTAGAACAACAGGTGACGGTTATTATGAAAGTGTTGTAGAGGACTGTGAAGGAAATTTGCTTGAAATAACAGAATAG